gtttcattcttagaaattgaaaatatcaaagggattcttttttttaattctttgcactcggaaaagtaattcgatacatTAATCATTCACCTAAAACATGAATTGCTTATTGcaccgaaaaataaataaatataattgttttaagttgaatttcgccgaaaaatgaatctacatcttcttactactcggtaggtatttttaagaatcaaaattaaaaaataaataaataaaacaccaaaatgatgcatcgtcttgAATGGTGCTGTGAGAAGACATCCGAGTCTTGTCTACATTGTTAAATAAACCATTAGATTAAAAACATGCCGATAAATTGAGTATAATGGATTTAATTGAAACAACTCAACTAGCATTCCTGGAAAAGAAGTTAGTAGCAAAAGATGggtatcaaattaataatttcccTATTGAAacgcaataaaattaataattataacttcATTACTGAGTTAAATAGCCGTGAGTGTCTACAAAAAGATAAGAAAAGGAATTAGGactgttttgaaaaatgtcttgCCTTTTTTAACCTATGAACTTCTGAATAGGAATCTAGATTTTTCTTATTCCTTTATTAAACCCTGATATTTGGGGGATTTGTGATATTAAATTGTTTCTTCCATAATTCTTAAGGTCAGTCTACTTCCAGCTCTTTTCCAGATGCTACATTACAAAGAGATAACGTcaaattatacaattttcaaGATATCCAACTCGCAAATGTTTGCAGGGTAGTGTTGAAGAATGACGTACTTTATGAAGTACTTCAATGTTTCTGAATAtagttatcaaaattttgtaggaggaattatgatatttttcagaAGACAAGAAGTGTTCATAAAAATCAGagttagatatatttttctaatatttaatatacatatatatattacacaaaCTAAAAAGATGatgtagaaaaattgaaaatgatatgtaatttttcaaaaatagtgtGCCTTTcgtatttaaaaatgcttttattatgaacatttttttctgaatacttAAGGTTTatgaaattaaggaaataaaaatgtttaacagaAAATTTCGCATTTTCCCCCCCATGAAATAGATAATTGTTTATGTTAGCAGCATAGTATCAATGTAATTATTAGCAGGTAAAAATTACAACCTTTGAGAAGCTAATGTTTCAAAATCTCTGAATGTGggtttttcagtaattaaatgtaaatgaatcaAACTGCGAGTCAAGTTtccatttaaaggaaaataataataataataacaatgatagttaaatttaaaaggcGCAGATTTTTAAGCGTTATTCAATTAGTTGTATTATACGAAATTGCACAATAAAAACTTATACTTATTTCTAACTGGCAGCCTTTGGTGATCAGCTGGTTCGCTGGAAAATTAATGATCACTAAAATTTCCAATTCAACTTTTTGTGTAACTTGGTATTTAtggatttttcagcaaaatattttaagcttcaaattttagtattcatactgttttaattaattttataccattctgttcattgtaaagaatttaaatgctttaaatatcaatattttttttttatttcagtcaataaatgtacttctgaaaaattatgaagactaaatttaatatttttagtatattggTTCTACGGAATTATATTCAGTAAAACCAATTgatactctaatttttttttaacaaaaaaacatttctattttttgtgAATTATCTAACAATGCTGAAAAGCTCTGaggattattattttaagataattaaacatttcattgttttagacTAATCAGTCTTCTGTAACTCCGGGGCGCAAATTGCCATTACCGTATTTCAGACAATTCAAATTTTCCTAGCTCAATCAATTTTAGTCGTAAAagagtggaactttttttttttaccaatttaaaatattagtgccttaaaaatattttattaaatatgactcacaagacagaaaattctgtataaaaatataaaattcgtaattcatcagagcaaattgtattaaatataattctttacatcatttagaccatttttcttACTAGACGTATATACCTATAactaacggtttagaaattacTTGTTGGATCCCGATTAGAGTGGATATgctatatatgcatataaaccGTGTTTACTGTATATagctcaaaattattaataatatagatattttgaaactcacagaaatctttttattgtatttaattttttagaaaatatcacattttagaTGTATTTGATTTCACACACAGAATGCcaaaaattgcagttttaagatatttagtttttaatgagAGTTAACTTTTAATTTGATCTTTTGTCAGAagacgttgataaaagctaatttttcccaaGCTCGTGTAATCCCCCCTTTTTACTCTTGTTTCATATTCGTTTTGAAACATTCCTGAATTTTTGTAAgcagtttgatttattttcaatataatagatATCTCTTAGAATTTGTATGTTTAGAAATGTTTagtatttgaaataatcattaaagcattattatatcatgcacttcgattttttaaaaaaaattgagggtTGGGATGTAGCTTATCACATGACAAACTTAATTGTGCATATCATCTAACATATCTTAAGCTTTGCTGTGATATCTTTAGTCTTTGCATTTCCAAATAAAATCGGCGCGCTGCATTTCACATGAATAGAAATCCTTTCCATCACTTGAGAGTAATTATATAATTCCCACCCCTTATGTAATTTTCAATAAGGATTTATTTATTCACACATAATTTGCCACAATCTTCGAATCAAATTTTGTTGCAGATtggaaaaaagagagagaaaaaaaaattaacacttaatTTCGATTTTATCTtagtactgttcgtttcagcaTTCTGAGATGACCACTTTTTCGGcggttctatctcactaaggggtgacacATGGAAGGATGTGCACCATTTCcggaatttattattaaatgtaaacatttccacCTTTCCTCTCGCCCCTATTTTGCCGAGTTAAAGCcgtcctaacgcatgcgcaaaagcgcggagggttttggaatccgttggcaaacaatattcattataataGCTTGAAAATGCTGCTCAAATTTCACTACTTTTTCCagaaatagtaaatgaaaaaacATGCGGagtaaagttgaaatttattcaaacatttctaaCATCTGATTCTAACCTTCTATGTTAAGAAGGAAGATTATTGCTTCAATGACTGTAAGATTTTATATCGAAATAAtgtagtgattaaaaaaataaagaaaatatcatgaGATGAACATAGATGTCAGCAGCAAATTTAATTACTAGACAAACATAAcacataaacatatataaaaaaagtgaaaagtgcAATATGAGGTTAAGGCTGAATTGTACATCACTTCTCATACTAAGTTAATATCAAGTATACATTGCACATTACTATAAACATGTATAATACAAATGTATAGAAAATgctaaaaactaataaaatcaacagaaatataatcttataacaagttttaaaaactttgaaataaatactgAACCAGTAGcaaaaatatatgtgattaaaaTGACTAAGATCaaactactaataaaaaaaacaaaaggcaTTAGAACATCCATAATAActtgcaatcatttaaaaaaaatgcctgatGGAATAAATGTGCAAAATCTTGATCAAAGTTCTAAAATTGTTAAAACCCAGTAATTAAGTTGcacttcctatttttaattaaatttagacttttataattttgtagaaatGGTATAGAAATAGGGTctatttaatatggaaaaaatatataaattttcattcttttatagaacattaatattttcttatatcaatAGTTAACTATAATTATTAGCAAAAATCTTTATGAATGgagaaacatcaaaatttcaatttattaaataatatatttcaatttatgaattaccagataaaaaaaaagttctctctcaatagatagtttaaaaaaagaataatattgtcaaaataaatcacaactttacttaaatatttcatagaaatatttaatgactacaaacttaacaaaattaaaatcctaAAAACAATGGTGTTGATTTCatgtttcagttaaaatatttcaattctattataaataatcataatatgtaccaaaaagttcatttaaaccttattcagattttgacaaatgagaaattttatttatttttctccaacAAAACTCTATTTTAAACCATTAACATTTCTACATGTATATCAAATACATGTAAAAATGCAGAACTTTTACACAAAAGCTCCCAGGcaaaactcaaaatataaatttatataaagcttTGTCACAAAAGCTCCCAGGCAAagctcaaaatataaatttaacactgAAAGCCGATGCTGATAGAACAACATCAACATTCAAATGACTTTAATGAAACAGaatcaaaaattgtaacaataattTACTCAACAACTTGGTCAAGGAAGTTGTTCTACAAGGAgttatacaaaacaaatattcagaTGACACACAAGGAAGAATTGAAGGAAAGGAGGTAGTGGAATGTGGTTGAAATATGACCAACTAATtactaaatatgaaaatcataaatGCTGCGATAAGTTTGTAGGATGTAGGCTAGGGGTATTCTATTACaaacaattttacagataaatataGCATTAAGGACAGtcagaaataagaatattaattataaacaatatcaatatatttctatcCACTGCATTTTCAAATGCCATTTGATATTTGTGTTTCTCTATATCAACAATGAAAGCAGATTCattttagataactttttttaCACTCTGAAGACTCATAGAAAAAGGTCATAATATTTGTAGTCATacttttataactttatatttaaacacTGATTGAAAATATGGCTAATAACTTTCAAGCACATTGTTTTTGATATGCAAGGAAAGAGATGACAAGtgatttttaagaaacaattaaaattaatacaaagaaaagaaactaaggcgaagtttcatttttaatacataaaaatgttttttcatcaaatttcttgcatattaatttaaagttttatataaataaatttataaattttataaagatatatataaatattcttaaaacataaTTAGCTATaagttccaaaaatttttaaaataggaataatttagaaaaatttccaatcagatttattgtataaatttttttgacatccttgatataattaaggaaatttcaaaagctttttctttttttacaataattttaataccaattacttgatatcaatatttttttaatcttcacaatGCATTTCCttgcaagtaaaattttaaaccatgaATAATTTATGCAGTTATAATATtcacaattaaataatatgttacatATGCAACATTTAGAGacaaacaataaaaactttaacAGTTTCTTCTTTacctataaaaatatcttattattaaaatccatacAAAGGCCCAAatacagaagttttaaaaaaattacaaaaacatgcacaAAGATTACGAGTATGttgtttttttgaataaaatgcacattccacattttaaatataaaaattgcaaagctCGCACTCAtgttcaaataattcaataataacataagcataatttgaaaacataattaacacttaattttaattcaaatataataaaaaataatgttagtcacaaaattcttattttctcacTATAATTTTACTGCATCAACAATACTACACTACAACAAACACACTATAGCAATATTCAAATCGTAAGTATGCATCAAAAAAGCCACAtttaatgagattaaaaaaaaagttagaagtatatatatatttaatgatagtCATTTTCAACAGTGTCAAAGGCAAGTAGAACTATATCTTAcaaaacatcaatttttattaattttgctacgcaattgaattatttcttactAAATACCGAATTAAtctataaaagattattatttaaactaatttttattatattgtaatgattatagttttaaatcaaaataaataaattttacaatgaatattatgcaaaatagaaaaatattcaataatgaaagaacaatattgaaaaataatggataaCTTTGATATTATATCTAACATAGTTAATGATTGtatctaaatttgtaattatatatataatgttacagttatcagaaaatgaaaaaaaaaaaattaataatgtaataatgatCATGGCAGTGGAAAGTTTGATTACAtatcattaatatgaaatattttataattttacaattaattaaaaaacatacaattttaattttactcttaaaaatatgaaagggcaaaaaacagtttaaaaaattcattcaaattacaTATTCACAATTAAAgtaagacaaaaattaaatatagtcaccaaatatatttaaaaatattgtaaatgtacaaatcaataaagattattaaaattagatcCAAATTACGATGAATCAATCACTTTAACTCTCTTCTTAATTGTGTTAAAATAGTTTAAAGCATTTAAGGCATACAAAGTAACATATTGTATAACAACGtttgaaaaataatctcattcaatttaaacaattatttataaatattgtgctTTACTAACATCTGCAATAAAACATacattagttaaatataaaactataactTGTAATATCATTTAGAACAGCACTAAAAAGCAATCCTAAGTACAATTAGAACAGTTCACCAATAGGTGCATTTTGCAACCATAAGTTATGCATAAAATGGTACAGCTGATCCGATACTGAAACTTTATATGGTGTAGgatttaaatttcgttttatgtCACCTCGTAAAGTAGCAAGTGATTGTTTAACATGCTTACGAATGTCAGAAAGAGATGGAAGATCCCCACATATAGCTCCATCACTGAAATATAAAGTTTGCAAATTTTGAACCTGGACTGGTTGGACATAAGCCCGCTTGGATTCCTGGAATGGATGGCGGACAAGTACTTTCTTACCAACTTCTGGAGCTGGCTCATCTTTCATCTGCAGTAGATCAATCAAGGCATGTCCATCCTTCCCAAAAAGTCTGTAAACTAACTTACCACCAGGAATAGTAACTTTCTCAACATCTAAACTCAATTTTATGCATGGTTTGGAGTTGACTTCAACCAGTTTAAAAACACAACCTAAAGCAGGCTGTTTCTGACAAGTAACTAGATGAGTTCCAATCCCAAAGCAGTTGATCTTGTGCCCTTGCTCATTTAGAGAAATAATGGTCTCTTCATTGATATCATTACTTGCAACAATGGAAAAGTCTCGGAACCATGGAAAATTGTAATGATCAGAGACTTTGCAGAAAGTCTGGAAAGCAACATTTGACAAATAAGCCAAATCACCACTGTCTATTCTGACACCAAGAGGTTTGTAACCAAGCTGACAAAGAGCTAGAGCAACGGCACAAAAATTTAACAAGCCACTCTTTTTAACATCATAAGTGTCGATGAGAGCTAGGAAACTATTTGGGAAGGCTACTGCATATGAAATGAAAGCAGCTAATTCACCATTATTAGCTTCTTCTTTAAGTAATGAGAGGAGTGATGAAAGATCTGTACGAAACTTCAAACTAAGCTGGACTAAATCCTGTTCAGAATTATCAATTTTACTTTGTATAACTCTTGTTTTGACTTCATCAAGAGAAGAATAAGACATAACGAATGCATGCGCATGAGTCCCTTTTACTggtatattatacatttttccaGCTAATACATTGCTGGTTCCATCAAATCCTCCTATATAAGTGTATTTAGAAGCAGATAAACCTCCATCAGGTCCTTGTGCTCTTCTCAATCCATACTCTAATAGTTGGAGATCAGATCCTGCGGCAATTCTATATCTCGCAGCATTAGTGGCAACTAAACTGGCATAATTCACAAGAGTAAGAAAAGTAGTCTCTAAAAGCTGAACAACCGGTAATGGGCCTTCAACGCGTATCAGCGGTACTCTCGGAAACACGACAGTTCCTTCAGGTATAGCATATAATTTGACATCTCGGGCAGTTAAATTagctaaaaattcaaagaatgcaGGTTCTACATTCGAtggaaaaatacttttcaaatagtCGATATCACTTCTCGAGTAGcgaaaattttggagaaatttaaGGCACTCTTCTAAGCCGGCAAAAACTGTGAATTCGCCTTGAAAcggattttttctaaaaaataaatcaaacacaGCATGATCAGAACACTTGTCGCTTTTCCAGTAAGCGTAAGCCATAGTAATTTGATACAAATCCGTCAAAAGAGGTTGTACTACACCATTCATCATAGCGGATTGTTGATTTTCAGTTTCGCACATGTTTTCGGTTAGAAGAGAGAACAGTGTTACAAtgcttttaaaagaagaaaaggatATTATGAAAATCAACAGTTAAATTTTTTCACCTGCAGCACTCATCGTCTGAAAATAGTGATATCTGTTAAAGAAGAGACCTTTATTATCATTCGAGAACACAGAGGACGAAAAGTCTTCTGCTAaagataaacaatattaaaaactctgaaaatgTTGCCAGTCATTAGATTGTAGGTGcaataatatctaatattttttaatgatattcagagcaaaaacaattttataaaaatacactaatgctaagaaaatatgactgaaaaaatactattttattctatattaaaaacataaaaaatatttgccttatgaaatgaaatttaaccgCGCTCAACGTTACCGCGAGTTCTTAGCAAGATCTGCTGTCAGTAATAAAAGCGAAATATACGTAACTTAACCTGCTTAGAtttgcaatgaaattttgatCTTGTTACTGTTTTATGTTCGAATTTCATATCTCCAGAATTTTGTTCGTAGCGCCACCCTAGTGAATTTTATCGACTGATTAAATATAAGCATAATCGATAATCGAAAATTAATTGCCATTATAATATTGACGGTTAAAATTgctataaacttaaaattttattcttattctttttttaattattcattttatttataattaaataaaaaaatgtaattttatttttgttacctGCTACAGGCTAAAACAACTCGACTCATTTGCACTGGATCCGCCAACAATTCATCTTTGTCGCCGCAGGATTAAGTTTTACGTATTTAGGTTTCGCGTTTAAGGGGGCAAAGATGGtgagatatttcatttattaattgatttttatattatataattttaatatatgatattaagTAACTAACTTCAgtgatttaggtttaaaaaataatttatttaaaagctaaatgCTTCTGTATGCTAAATGTTCTGTTACAATCTTAAGCCTAACTGCCTGCTCTGGTTAATAAACTTTTCTTCTATAATTAAGTTAACATGAtcgctatttttattttcttgcattagttttaatgaattctaacgaaaattaactattaagcatagaatttaatttgttttaaaacttaaaaagttaaatattggCGATTCCACGTGTTGCAGTTTCTTCAATGttctcttattaatttaatattagatgTCTTATATTCGAccagacaaaaaaagaaaaaaaaaccgtaatataatataatagacTCTGCAAacaatagtttattaaatatagagTTCATTGAAAGTAATTTGAGTTCAAATAGCAGTATTAGGGCATTATAACAGGTTTTCTTATGAGGACTTTAGTCCGTAT
Above is a genomic segment from Argiope bruennichi chromosome 1, qqArgBrue1.1, whole genome shotgun sequence containing:
- the LOC129987384 gene encoding nicotinate phosphoribosyltransferase-like, whose product is MCETENQQSAMMNGVVQPLLTDLYQITMAYAYWKSDKCSDHAVFDLFFRKNPFQGEFTVFAGLEECLKFLQNFRYSRSDIDYLKSIFPSNVEPAFFEFLANLTARDVKLYAIPEGTVVFPRVPLIRVEGPLPVVQLLETTFLTLVNYASLVATNAARYRIAAGSDLQLLEYGLRRAQGPDGGLSASKYTYIGGFDGTSNVLAGKMYNIPVKGTHAHAFVMSYSSLDEVKTRVIQSKIDNSEQDLVQLSLKFRTDLSSLLSLLKEEANNGELAAFISYAVAFPNSFLALIDTYDVKKSGLLNFCAVALALCQLGYKPLGVRIDSGDLAYLSNVAFQTFCKVSDHYNFPWFRDFSIVASNDINEETIISLNEQGHKINCFGIGTHLVTCQKQPALGCVFKLVEVNSKPCIKLSLDVEKVTIPGGKLVYRLFGKDGHALIDLLQMKDEPAPEVGKKVLVRHPFQESKRAYVQPVQVQNLQTLYFSDGAICGDLPSLSDIRKHVKQSLATLRGDIKRNLNPTPYKVSVSDQLYHFMHNLWLQNAPIGELF